A genome region from Schistocerca nitens isolate TAMUIC-IGC-003100 chromosome 4, iqSchNite1.1, whole genome shotgun sequence includes the following:
- the LOC126252116 gene encoding uncharacterized protein LOC126252116, which translates to MLVDLIKEYLQEREEIVRELRESIKKSSQELRESLEKGLQEREEIVRNFGKSLKEDLQEFRENLESGKETIVQEIRTSYTKTECDLKKEMQELPEQLKMNIDERENKLQTNIDQVQGDMEKTEGKLTEKIEEDVEENRTELGEKITEVTQMQKQCNDVVEGIGEKQRQLAVNLKNAIAVQREEDYQRGAIEGEAFTCGIKRKKETNNYDQFGGELLKKCWPKSRQCAALEDPLRGRPLSNWKRTSEEFAKHLWKWKETLEQPLSDNVMVSAIKRGMNQKKQGTISRSPIKGREALMKILEQLESIKSQKYKQANDRNREGSNDPRIHINHLSDFRGRGGGTEKPDDTPDEVRSGVRAIMTQNKHAKTCSDLKYATESGLRNFLKLSYTHPTAT; encoded by the coding sequence atgttggtagacttgataaaggaatatttacaagaaagggaagaaatagtacgAGAACTCAGAGAATCAataaagaagagttcacaagaactcagagaatcattagagaagggtttacaagaaagggaagaaatagtacgAAATTTCggaaaatcattaaaggaagatttacaagaatttAGAGAAAACTTGGAGTCAGGTAAGGAAACTATAGTACAAGAAATCAGAACTTCGTACACAAAGACGGAATgtgatctgaagaaggaaatgcaggagttaccagaacAACTGAAGATGAACATCGACGAGAGAGAAaataaattacagacaaatatagaccaggtccagggagacatggagaagacggaaggaaagttaacagagaagatagaagaagatgtggaagaaaatagaaccgaattgggagaaaagatcaccgaagtgacgcagatgcagaaacaatgcaacgatgtggttgaggggataggagaaaAGCAAAGACAATTGGCAGTAAATCTGAAAAATGCTATAGCCGTACAGCGAGAAGAAGATTACCAGAGgggtgcaatcgaaggtgaggccttcacttgtggaatcaagaggaagaaagagactaaTAATTATGATCAGTTCGGAGgagaattattgaagaaatgctggcccaagagTCGTcaatgtgcagcacttgaggacccactacgaggcagaccacttagtaattggaagaGAAcatcggaagaatttgccaaacatttgtggaaatggaaagagactttggaacaacccctgagtgacaacgtaatggtatctgcaataaaaagaGGAATGAATCAGAAAAAGCAAGGAACCATATCCAGGAGcccaattaaaggtagagaggccttaatgaagatactggagcagttggaatctattaaatcacagaaatacaagcaagctaatgatcgaaacagagaagggagtaatgacccaaggattcatattaatcatttgtctgatttccgaggaagaggcggaggaaccgagaaaccagatgacactccagatgaggtccggtctggagtgagggctataatgacccaaaataaacatgctaagacatg